AAGGGCTGTGTTCCTAAACTTCCAAAGCATTGATTTTGTATCTAAGATCTATTACCACTCACACGTCAATCGGATTCATCATAATCCTAGCATGGACGGTTCATCATTTTGTTAAATTCACGTAAATAGTATCATCATCCTAGTTCTATACATTTCTAAATTTCTGTCTCCAGGCTATTCATATTATATTGCCAACTCGTTAGAAAACTGACTTTGGAAGTACGACAAAAGAGAAATCAAATGCGTAAATACTAAATGTACTTACATTCGTGGATGTGTATGCTGATAATAATCAAGGCCCCATTCTGAATCTGATGTATAAGGAACGCTAGAATTTCTTCTGGAACAGTTGAAAGTCAGAAGAGAGATTGGTGGCTTAATGGGGAGTTGAGTGATTCTAGTATCATAGGGACTCATAAGAAAATCAAGTGCTTTAGTATAGAAAATCTAGTATGTTATTTATATCATTCTCTTATCTTGTTTGCTCAAAACTACAAGAGTTTTCTGCTAAAATAGTTTCGAAGCACTAGtttacaaacataaaaacagtCTTATATCATGTCGTGTATACTTTTTATGTACAGTTTAATTTTAGGAAAACAGTCACCAGTAAAAGAAAAAGGTAGTCAAAAAAGCATTTCACAAGTGTTTTAACCCTACCGTTAAGAAGTGGGACTAtcataaattaaaagttatgtGGTGGTCCTCCAGGTCAGGACATACAAATCTCTGCATGCATGTTTTCCGTGTCAATCTTGGTTTAACGTTTTCTCCATTATATTCTCCACTTTTTGTTACTATCGTTTTATATTTTGCATCATTGgaaaattattgttttcattACAAACTACTAACACGGtgggtttcaaaaaaaatttttactAACGCGGTGTTATATAAGTTTCAGATCCTTTAGTTCAAATGCAACATCCAAACTAACATTAGACTCTACCATTCACGTATACTGATTAGAAGGAATAGATATATACTCGCCTGTTTCCTGGCTAGTTACTCTTTATTACAGTAAATCAATTATGGGTAGTCAATTAAACTATACGTAAGTGGCTTTTAATCCATGCAGAAAGTTTATACTTCATTTATAGtattaatgtttatatatagGGAGAGATATATACATGTTTGCAAAAGATTTAAGAGGATCATGCACCCACACAAAACAGACTGACACACAGATTCGTACAAGAAGactgcaaaagaaaaagaagctcCTTAAAATATGAGAAAAGAGTATTTTGGGAGTTTTATAACGCAGCATCCAGCGAGACACGGATTTGTATGATCCAAGTTCTTTTGTCAGCAACCCCTTTTTTACTTTATGAATTATCCTTAGCTTTTACTATACAGTCTGTTTGAGATTTACAATCAATAAATGATAAATCATTAGTAATGTTCACTACTCGGTTTGGGATCAGGCAGACATCTACAGCCATAAACGGTAACTGAGTATAAATTAGAAATAGCTGTAAACATTATGGGTGTAACTGGtgacaaataaaaagaatatatgGAATGATAGGAATCATTATTTATGGAATTTTGTGGAATGGAATCAGCATTCCATTTGTTCATGAACATTTTTGATTTGGAATGATTTTTCAAATGatagttaaaattttatttggaaTAATATGGAATGTTGTGGAATTGAATGGAATACcctttccatttttcttttgtaaatggTGAACAATTTTTGGAATGCATAGGAATTAAGCATTCCGGAAGTTTTTATTCCAAAAACATCCATTCCAGTTGGAGCCTATATATATTCCATGAGATTTAAGGTTTTTGAAAGTAAATAAATTGGACTGTTACACACACGACATGAATTCGTTGAAAGACATAGTAACTTGAGAATCAGATTAACCATAAAACACACACAATACAAAGAAATTATATGACACACCTGATTAAGTTGTAGAACCACCAACTCTTACTAAGACACCTTTTAGTTTGTATCATTACTTCTCCACGATCATTGTCCCACACACGTACTCTGCATGCATTTGATCATGACCGTTCGTAGTCATTTAAATCAACCTCCACGTCGTAAACATACATtaacaaacacacaaaatctCACAAGAGTTGGTGATGATCTTTAGAAGAAGGACCCGATAAATCCGAATTGGTCCAAAAGTACTGGTTTGTTTGATTCCCCGGAGGCGTCAAACTAGAGACCGGTCTAGACAAGTTAACCAAACTGGGTTGTTCTTCCATCTTCACTGGGGTTGTCTGGTAAGCCCTAGAATCAACCATGGAAGTAGAGGAAAAAGATATTCCAAAATTGTTTCCTATATTGCTCTCGTTCTGGAAAGCGTGTAGGCCAGTTGCTGGATCGAAGAGAGTGAACTGATTCATTGATCCAGCAGCAGCCATTAGGTTGTTTTCACCGCTGTTATTGTTGTTGTCATGAATGTTTCCGGTTCGTCCATTTCCGACATGAAGAAACCCTAGATCGTTCATTAAACTCGGACCAATCTGGTGAGCTTGGCAATAATTGCCATTAGTTGCAGCTAAATTTAAACCGATACCTCCGAGTTGAGTGAGATTGTGAAGAGTTGGTAAAAACGGGAACTGATGGTTTGTCTTCAGCTGTCCTGAGTTAGAACTTGGAGCGTTGACCGTGGAAGAAGACTGTttggacgaagaagaagaagattttgaATTACCATTTTTGCCCTTTTTGCTATTCCTCCGGCTGCCTCCGCCCACGGGGACGTTCCTCTGAGCGCCGCCATGTGTCCAGTAACGACGGCAACCCTTGCAGAAGTAGCGAGGCTGAGTGAGGTTGTAGTTATTGTAGTAACAGAACTTGGTGTTGAGGGAGTCGCATCGAGGACACTTTCGGGCTCCCTCAGGCGGAGGAGCTTTGGCCTGCCTCGCTCTCTCAGCCATGGATCCACCAAGCCTCGCTGGAAGACCACTGGAGGCAGCGGCATGGTGGtagttagggttagggtttggtGGGTAAGGTTGAAGTTGGTGAGAAAGAAGTCCGTGGCCACTCACTAAACTTCCATTTTCGTGTAGCTGATGCTGTTGATGATTCGAGTTcgtaggctgaaaaaaaattcaaagaaatcTAAATAAATGAAAGACGAAGTCAAGAACCAAGAAAGCCCAAATTTAATACTGGTATAATCTGTATTTATAAAGCAAgaaataccatatatatatatatatatagatgttgGGATTTTAAAGAAAGCTGGTTatagaaaagaagaagagaatatgaatatcttttataaatgaatcaaaattatTACTAAAACGAATCAAAACATCAATGAAGAATGAAGTATTTAAGAGagaaattgcaaaaaaaaaaaaaaaaagagagagagagagagacagagaacaTTTAGTAATGGAAGATCAAAGAAGTGAAACCTGTGACCAATCGGATGAGAAAACCATTGTTCTTCTATACCCTTTAGTATAtatttcttcttccttctttaaTAAAGTTTGATGGATCTTTACAGGAAAGAACTACAAGGAGAATTTTGGTGGGggaatcaaaaaaaataaaagggcaAAAC
This region of Brassica napus cultivar Da-Ae chromosome C5, Da-Ae, whole genome shotgun sequence genomic DNA includes:
- the LOC106412103 gene encoding dof zinc finger protein DOF1.1 isoform X1; the encoded protein is MVFSSDWSQPTNSNHQQHQLHENGSLVSGHGLLSHQLQPYPPNPNPNYHHAAASSGLPARLGGSMAERARQAKAPPPEGARKCPRCDSLNTKFCYYNNYNLTQPRYFCKGCRRYWTHGGAQRNVPVGGGSRRNSKKGKNGNSKSSSSSSKQSSSTVNAPSSNSGQLKTNHQFPFLPTLHNLTQLGGIGLNLAATNGNYCQAHQIGPSLMNDLGFLHVGNGRTGNIHDNNNNSGENNLMAAAGSMNQFTLFDPATGLHAFQNESNIGNNFGISFSSTSMVDSRAYQTTPVKMEEQPSLVNLSRPVSSLTPPGNQTNQYFWTNSDLSGPSSKDHHQLL
- the LOC106412103 gene encoding dof zinc finger protein DOF1.1 isoform X2 — encoded protein: MAERARQAKAPPPEGARKCPRCDSLNTKFCYYNNYNLTQPRYFCKGCRRYWTHGGAQRNVPVGGGSRRNSKKGKNGNSKSSSSSSKQSSSTVNAPSSNSGQLKTNHQFPFLPTLHNLTQLGGIGLNLAATNGNYCQAHQIGPSLMNDLGFLHVGNGRTGNIHDNNNNSGENNLMAAAGSMNQFTLFDPATGLHAFQNESNIGNNFGISFSSTSMVDSRAYQTTPVKMEEQPSLVNLSRPVSSLTPPGNQTNQYFWTNSDLSGPSSKDHHQLL